A stretch of Blautia liquoris DNA encodes these proteins:
- the cls gene encoding cardiolipin synthase, giving the protein MKKIFKIMSNRVFVVAVALVLQLFWFVGLGVFLTDRYIYFNIVITAIAIVTSLWLVNQRINPSYKLTWAIVILGMPILGIVLYFIMGKSRIAKKFCVKYEDVLAEQGEILREDEEYRTALAKIDRLVSGQSVYLRDYADSPVYQNTKTEYFPVGEDWFAKYLEELDKAEHYIFMEYFILGEGYMWNAVLEILTRKAAEGVDVRLIYDDFGCIISMPPRFYKSLQAKGIKCASFNPVRPLLNIVLNNRDHRKITVIDGHTAFTGGVNLSDEYINQKVRFGHWKDSGIYLHGEAVWNFTVMFLRMWSVITGMRENFENFKPKKHHLETFETDGFVQPYGDNPMDNETVGENVYLNIISRAKDYVYIFTPYLVVDHETMQALCTCAKRGVDVRIVTPGIPDKKIVFLTTQSYYEELIESGVRIYQYTPGFIHSKSFVSDDDISVVGTINLDYRSLYLHFECGVWMYQTESIADVKDDFLKTLDYSEEMTLDFCRNRNLIIRGFQSILRLIAPML; this is encoded by the coding sequence ATGAAAAAGATCTTTAAAATCATGTCAAACAGAGTTTTCGTGGTCGCCGTTGCACTGGTTTTGCAGTTGTTCTGGTTTGTCGGTCTCGGAGTTTTTCTGACAGATCGCTACATCTATTTTAATATTGTTATTACGGCTATTGCCATTGTAACTTCTCTTTGGCTTGTGAATCAGAGAATTAATCCCTCTTATAAACTGACCTGGGCAATTGTAATTCTTGGTATGCCGATTCTTGGAATTGTTCTCTATTTTATTATGGGAAAATCAAGAATTGCAAAGAAGTTTTGCGTGAAATACGAAGACGTACTGGCAGAACAGGGGGAAATACTAAGGGAAGATGAAGAATATAGAACAGCTCTTGCTAAGATAGATCGTCTGGTCAGCGGACAATCTGTATATCTTCGGGATTACGCGGATTCTCCTGTCTATCAGAATACGAAAACCGAATATTTTCCGGTCGGAGAAGACTGGTTTGCAAAATACTTAGAAGAACTTGATAAGGCCGAACACTATATTTTTATGGAATATTTTATTCTTGGGGAGGGATATATGTGGAACGCAGTCCTCGAGATTCTGACAAGAAAGGCCGCTGAAGGAGTGGACGTTCGTCTGATCTATGATGATTTTGGTTGTATCATATCCATGCCTCCAAGATTCTACAAGAGTCTTCAGGCAAAGGGAATTAAGTGTGCTTCCTTCAATCCGGTGCGTCCGTTATTAAATATTGTGTTAAACAACAGAGATCACAGAAAAATCACGGTCATTGATGGGCATACAGCATTTACGGGAGGTGTCAATCTTTCCGATGAATATATCAATCAGAAAGTACGCTTTGGACATTGGAAAGACTCAGGCATCTATCTGCATGGTGAGGCCGTGTGGAACTTTACGGTTATGTTCCTGCGAATGTGGTCTGTGATCACGGGAATGAGAGAGAACTTTGAGAATTTTAAACCGAAGAAACACCATCTTGAAACGTTTGAGACGGATGGTTTTGTCCAGCCTTATGGAGATAACCCAATGGATAATGAAACTGTTGGGGAAAATGTATATCTGAATATTATCTCCAGAGCAAAAGACTATGTCTATATATTTACTCCTTATCTCGTTGTGGATCACGAGACTATGCAGGCACTATGCACCTGTGCAAAGCGCGGTGTAGATGTCAGGATAGTCACACCGGGAATCCCGGACAAAAAAATTGTATTTCTGACAACGCAGTCCTATTATGAGGAACTCATTGAATCCGGGGTCAGAATTTACCAATATACTCCTGGCTTTATACATTCGAAAAGCTTTGTCAGCGATGATGATATTTCAGTTGTCGGAACGATTAACCTTGATTATCGCAGCTTGTATCTTCATTTTGAATGTGGTGTCTGGATGTATCAAACTGAGTCCATAGCGGATGTAAAAGATGATTTCCTTAAAACTCTCGACTACTCGGAAGAGATGACACTTGATTTCTGCAGAAACAGAAACCTGATCATAAGGGGATTTCAGAGTATACTTCGCCTGATTGCTCCCATGTTATAA
- a CDS encoding D-alanyl-D-alanine carboxypeptidase family protein, with protein MKKFLIVLLTLVMITPSLCITARADLELASPSTILMESSTGKILYEQNADEQRSPASITKIMTLILIFDELSKENIHLTDEVTTSAYAKSMGGSQVFLEEGEQQSVETMIKCIVIASGNDASVAMAEHIAGSEAEFVSRMNARAKGLGMENTNFEDCCGLTESTNHYTTAHDVALMSKELITHYPQVLDYSSIWMEDITHVTKQETKPFTLSNTNKLVHSYDGCVGLKTGSTSIAKYCVSAVAERDKIRLIAVVMGAPDYKVRFSDAASMLNYGFGICKLYVDENKKNPGKIDVKGGTKKQVGCTYEGEFRYLDTEGKPLDQIKKVVKLHKNVKAPLRKGDIAGKAVYTLEGSEIGHVNLVYDKNVPRAGYSHCLKEVWSCFLMAA; from the coding sequence ATGAAGAAGTTCCTGATTGTGTTACTTACACTGGTAATGATAACGCCATCACTTTGTATTACGGCGAGGGCAGATCTAGAACTGGCGTCGCCCAGTACAATTTTGATGGAAAGCAGTACGGGAAAGATTCTATATGAACAAAATGCAGACGAGCAGAGGAGTCCGGCAAGTATCACAAAGATCATGACATTGATTCTGATCTTTGACGAGCTTTCTAAGGAAAACATTCATCTTACAGATGAGGTGACAACCAGTGCTTATGCAAAAAGCATGGGAGGTTCACAGGTCTTTCTGGAGGAAGGTGAGCAGCAGAGTGTGGAAACCATGATAAAATGTATTGTGATTGCATCTGGAAATGATGCCTCGGTTGCCATGGCTGAGCACATTGCAGGAAGCGAAGCAGAATTTGTCTCTCGGATGAATGCACGTGCCAAGGGATTAGGAATGGAAAATACAAACTTTGAGGATTGCTGTGGACTTACTGAATCAACGAATCACTATACAACGGCACATGATGTCGCATTGATGTCTAAAGAATTGATCACCCATTATCCACAGGTCCTTGATTATTCTTCCATTTGGATGGAGGACATTACACATGTGACGAAACAGGAGACGAAACCCTTTACTCTTTCAAACACAAATAAACTCGTGCATAGTTATGACGGTTGCGTGGGATTAAAAACAGGCAGCACAAGCATCGCTAAGTATTGTGTGTCTGCTGTCGCCGAAAGGGACAAAATTCGTCTAATTGCTGTTGTCATGGGAGCACCAGATTATAAGGTGAGATTCTCAGATGCAGCTTCAATGCTGAATTATGGTTTTGGTATCTGTAAACTATATGTGGATGAGAATAAGAAAAACCCGGGGAAGATTGATGTAAAAGGCGGAACCAAAAAACAAGTGGGCTGTACTTATGAGGGAGAATTCCGCTATCTTGATACGGAGGGAAAACCTCTGGATCAGATAAAGAAAGTGGTTAAATTACATAAAAATGTAAAGGCTCCGCTGAGGAAGGGCGATATAGCGGGCAAAGCGGTATATACGCTGGAAGGCAGTGAAATCGGCCACGTAAATCTTGTATATGACAAAAACGTGCCAAGGGCCGGATATTCACACTGCCTGAAAGAAGTATGGAGTTGTTTTTTAATGGCTGCTTAA
- a CDS encoding metallophosphoesterase, translated as MKNFKTKTYQIKKSWQNEPQAESLRFVFVSDLHNHEFGFENQILLKEIEKINPDAVLIGGDTIVGKPRFPIDVACDFITAVAEKFPVYYANGNHEYRLRLYPEQYGDMYQQFVDVIHRAGVCHLVNQSAYTKFRGTPVAIHGFEADRKYYQRFRNVKMPVSELNDIFGQPDPHYYHILLAHNPDYIDTYLKWGADLTLSGHCHGGMIRIGEHYGLVSPNMTLFYPYAHGLFSGEKKNNMIVSAGLGEHTIPVRIFNPRELVVISIDLCPDKS; from the coding sequence ATGAAAAATTTTAAGACCAAAACTTATCAGATAAAAAAAAGTTGGCAAAACGAACCTCAGGCAGAAAGCCTGCGGTTCGTTTTCGTGAGTGATCTCCATAATCATGAATTTGGTTTTGAAAATCAGATTCTTTTAAAGGAAATTGAAAAGATCAATCCGGACGCTGTGCTGATCGGAGGAGATACAATAGTGGGAAAACCAAGATTCCCAATTGATGTGGCATGTGACTTTATCACTGCAGTTGCAGAAAAATTTCCGGTATATTATGCCAATGGCAATCATGAATATCGTCTTCGCCTCTATCCCGAACAATATGGAGACATGTATCAGCAATTTGTTGATGTAATTCATCGTGCTGGAGTCTGCCATCTTGTCAATCAAAGTGCTTATACGAAATTTAGGGGAACTCCCGTTGCAATTCACGGATTTGAAGCGGATCGAAAGTATTACCAACGTTTCAGAAATGTAAAAATGCCCGTGTCCGAACTAAACGATATCTTTGGACAGCCTGACCCGCATTACTATCATATTCTGCTGGCACATAATCCTGATTATATTGATACTTATCTGAAGTGGGGGGCTGATCTTACGTTGTCGGGGCACTGTCATGGCGGTATGATACGGATTGGCGAACATTATGGACTGGTCAGTCCAAATATGACACTGTTTTATCCTTATGCACATGGCCTGTTTTCTGGTGAGAAAAAAAACAATATGATTGTAAGTGCCGGTCTTGGAGAACATACGATTCCGGTTCGGATTTTTAATCCGAGAGAGCTCGTAGTCATATCTATAGACTTGTGTCCTGATAAGTCATGA
- a CDS encoding segregation and condensation protein A, with protein sequence MGIPVKLPVFEGPLDLLLHLIEKNKIDIYDIPIVEITDQYLEYIRQMNHEDLNVVSEFMVMAATLIDIKCRMLLPKEVNEEGEEEDPREELVHQLLEYKTYKYMSYQLREQMEEASKNVYKKPTIPAEVKKYQVSIDPHELLKGVSINKLHMIFQSVLKRQEDKIDPIRSKFGQIEPEEVSLPDKMTFVEKYAVKKRSFSFKDLLESQCSKFQVIVTFLAMLELIKTGRIRISQKEIFGDILIESLEDENTMVEAYAQDREVEYQ encoded by the coding sequence ATGGGAATTCCTGTTAAACTTCCGGTTTTCGAGGGACCGCTGGATCTGCTTTTACATTTAATAGAGAAAAATAAAATAGATATTTATGATATACCAATTGTTGAGATTACGGATCAGTATCTTGAGTATATTCGGCAGATGAATCATGAAGATTTGAATGTAGTAAGTGAATTCATGGTGATGGCGGCAACTCTGATTGATATAAAATGCCGGATGCTGCTTCCCAAAGAGGTAAATGAGGAAGGCGAAGAGGAAGACCCAAGGGAAGAACTTGTTCATCAGCTCTTGGAGTACAAGACGTATAAATACATGTCATATCAGCTGCGGGAACAGATGGAGGAAGCCTCAAAAAATGTATATAAAAAACCAACAATTCCGGCTGAAGTGAAAAAGTATCAGGTCTCTATAGATCCACATGAGCTGTTAAAAGGTGTGTCCATCAACAAACTTCACATGATTTTCCAGTCGGTCTTAAAACGGCAGGAAGACAAAATTGATCCAATCCGAAGTAAATTTGGGCAGATTGAACCGGAAGAAGTATCACTGCCGGATAAAATGACTTTTGTTGAAAAATATGCGGTAAAAAAACGAAGCTTCAGCTTTAAAGATCTGCTGGAAAGTCAATGTTCTAAATTCCAGGTAATTGTCACCTTTCTGGCAATGTTGGAGTTGATAAAAACCGGCAGAATCAGAATATCTCAAAAAGAAATTTTTGGAGATATCCTGATTGAATCGCTGGAAGATGAGAATACCATGGTAGAAGCGTATGCACAAGATCGTGAGGTGGAATATCAATGA
- the scpB gene encoding SMC-Scp complex subunit ScpB produces the protein MKDRKHLEAAVEAILFSMGNSVSVEMVAKAIDCTVKETHELICQMMKKYETEDRGIMIVELENAFQMCTKREYYDYLINVAIQPKEPELSDVLMETLSIIAYKQPVTKAEIEKIRGVKSDHAVNKLVEYKLVQELGRLDAPGRPILFGTTEEFLRSFGVDSTDNLPEINPVKLEDFKAEAEEEVKVEI, from the coding sequence ATGAAAGATAGAAAACATCTGGAAGCGGCCGTTGAGGCAATCTTATTCTCAATGGGGAATTCTGTTTCTGTGGAGATGGTTGCAAAAGCAATAGATTGTACTGTGAAGGAAACGCATGAATTGATCTGCCAAATGATGAAGAAATACGAGACAGAAGACAGGGGAATTATGATTGTAGAACTCGAGAACGCCTTTCAAATGTGTACAAAAAGAGAATACTACGACTATCTGATCAATGTTGCGATTCAGCCAAAGGAGCCAGAACTTAGTGATGTGCTGATGGAAACGCTGTCAATTATTGCATATAAACAGCCCGTGACAAAGGCAGAGATTGAAAAAATCCGAGGAGTCAAATCAGATCACGCGGTGAACAAATTGGTGGAATATAAATTGGTTCAGGAGCTCGGACGTTTAGATGCCCCCGGACGGCCGATTTTATTTGGAACTACAGAAGAATTTTTGAGGAGTTTTGGGGTGGATTCTACGGATAACCTTCCGGAAATCAATCCTGTGAAGCTGGAAGATTTTAAGGCAGAGGCTGAAGAGGAAGTTAAAGTAGAAATTTAA